The stretch of DNA CAAGAGTAGAGTTCAAATAAACATTCTGTCTGTGAATTGGCATCAACTCAAGTCTCAAGAGAATACATAGTCTAAAAATTAGCAAACTTTTGGCAGATCATTTAGATGTGATTTAAATGATTAAATGCCTCTTCAAAGGAGATGGAGATGTTAAAAGAGACTGATTTTAAAGAAGGGGAAGATCCTTCTCAAAACTTGCACCGACTTCCACCTTGGATAAAATACTCATTTATGCATTAACCGCAAGCCACAAGGTGGCGCTCGTAATCCACAGCCTGACtacaaaagaaaagtaattttttttttcttccttttttaatattgcaCAGTAGGAACATACGGAGAAAAGCATGTTTTATAACATGGTTAATTTGGTTTCTGCAGCACCTCCACAGACTACACCACACACAGTGCAGTCTATAATGGtaaacaattttttcttaaatgagacATGCTACCTTCAGAGGGTTTGAGAAGAACAATCTGGGAAAAGTAGTCCCAAGAAATGGTTAAAAAgccaaggaaacaaaatgaaacaactaCAGATGAGCTATCTGAATAGTAAAATTCTGTAACTGAACATGTAGCTGGCAATCCCACGTCAAACTAACTCAAGTATCTGCAAATCTAGAATTTCACCTGTTTTTGATTTGGAACAAAAGtaattcttcagttttccttgaAAGGCATCTGCTGGTGCAATACCACTGCGATGGTCgactgcaccccccccccccaattgtttAGGCGTCAAAGAATTCCACGTATATTGACAACAAAGTGAGTATGGTCTTCCAGGAAGGCATGTAAATTGTGTATGCATACACAATACAAGGATTACTGATGAGCATAATAAAAAGAGACACATTGTTACCTTTTACCTTcaacaatataaatatatatatctgtgtaaTCTCATTACAATACTTCCGTAGATGTATACATGTAAGTAGTTCTTAGCAAGATGAAAGCCAATCCATCTTCCATGGTGTCTGTGAAACCTccacagctggaaaacaaaaagactGGAGTGATTTTCCAAGGGATGGAGTTCTGCCAGCATGACTGAATtcaatttattcctttttttgctcttcaccttTAGATTCCATTAGCACCTCTTGCCATTTCTTCTCCATCTCTTCTTTGCAACTCAGGAAGGCATCTTCCAAACGCCTCATGGAGTTGGCCAGGTCTGGGTTGGTACGTATAACTACCATGTCATATGCCATCCAGGTTGCCTGCACTACAAACCCAACAGATACTAGTAAGCCAGGAATTTTGGCTAAATAAAAGCAATGGCTGATTCAATAAACGAATAAAGGACATGAATTATTATCAGTTCAGATCTTATGTCAGAGAAAGCTTGCTGTAAAATAAAGTGGAAACTGCCCACAGtaatactgaaataaaagactgttcagtattacttttttataaatgtctcaaaatacttcagaatgGAAGTATACTGGTGTAAATTACAAAAGGGAGACAGACACTTTACCTAAAAATTACAACAAAACAGGTAATCAAAAAGAAAGGTTCAAcagactgttttaaaataaatgaacgAAAGAATCCTCTCTCCAGACCAGTTGCAGTCAGGAGGCTTGTGTTAGGCGAGGAACGGTAAGATCAAGGAGGCTGCAGCATAGAGATGAAAGGTTTTAAGAACAACCTAaataattaaattgattttgaaatAACAAGTATCCAATAAAGCAGAGCAAATAGTTTTAGCACTTATTTCatactttcccttttcttttaccATAAATTGACTGTAGTTTTCTCAATGGCACTCATAAATTGTGTTTAATTACAAATACTTTAATGAACAGTTTCCATCTATCCTTGTTAGTTGCACAGTTTCTGATAGAATTACTGCAGAACACAGAGAGGAATATGCGGTCCTCTCCATACATAGAAGACTAAGATTAAATTTGCAGAGGAGTCTTTATTCTAGCTGAGGAATTAAAGACATCATGTACTGACCTGAGAGGTACTATGTATCCCACCATTTTTCAGCATTAAATCTCATTTTACATACTATGTTTCAATAATTGTATATTAAATACCTtagtattatttctgttttcaaccACCACTTTGAACTCAGCATGCATCACCTATTAATTTTCAGTTATGAGCCATCTGAAACTTCTAGATTATTTGCACGCTTTCTCCCAATAAAGAACATAAGGGCATTAATTGATGGTGATAGTTTCCGCTTATATTTCTCTCACACAGAATTTTACAGCAATAAATATAAATAGTAGATCTTCAATGTCTTCACTCTAGTAGACAAATCTGTATAATTCTTAATAGACCTGTACCTGTTAGTTTTTCCATTTCCTCCAGAAGTTTTTCTAAGTCCCTATTCGAGTCCTCTACCATCTTTACCATGTTATCATAGTTTCCTTCCCGAGGTTCTGATTCGGCCATCTACAGGGAAACCAGGAATTTCACACTTTATTATACTTTGAAGTGAGTTGATTTTCCCAGTTGAGAGAAAGTAACATtgcaataaatttaaaaaaaaaacccaaatccaacaGTGTATATAAATACTCAATTTACATGTGAATTCATTAAAAAATCTGACCTTGAAGTTACTGGTCATCACCTGCATGCTGCATAGTATTTTCAAtccattttgaaattaatttaagtaGAAAGAATTACACTCAAATATGCTGCGTTTGTGCCAAATAAAGATTTTGCTATTAGTAATAACAAAGATCACCATCAAACACTTCAttaggaaattttatttattgtcCTGTTACAGTTGTCTTCATGCTTCTCTCCCAAATACTCTGCCGTAGGTCAATTCCTAATTTTCAAAGGTAGTTGCAAAATCTCCATTTGTATCCAGTATTTCACACTTGCATGCTACAGCAGGGTAACTACATACACTAAGTTCTGTCACCATATAAGCAACTAAGTGCTTGTGATTTACCAACCTCCGCATAAGTTGTAGGTAGTAAAATCTCAGGAAGTAAAAATGCTTGGGGCAAAAATATAGATCGAGAGGCTCAACTTATGCAATTAAAAGTTTCAGAACCTTGATATTAACCGAAAATGTGACACACAGCCTTGCCTTTAACTTCCTTTTCTGAAAACCACGGGCGGATGGCACGAAACTACCCAGGAGGAGATGGAAGAGCTTCACTGCAGTGACTCTACACGTCCCGCGGCAGGCACAGTTTttgtcagctttctttttttatatatgatTTCTCAAACTCAATTTTCCCGTTTTTTATTGCCGATAAATGCGGAAGGAATGCGACGGTTTATAACGTCTCCACAGCACTTGAAAGCGATGCCAAGCCTTACCGAGACGCTGGCTGCTCACGGGCCTCCCCACACAACCAACTCCCTGAGGTAACCGTGCGCCGGCAAACCCTTTCCCCCGGGGAGCCTCCCCAAGCCCAAACCCCTCCTCGTACCACACGCCGGGCACGCTGCAACCTCCCTGCCGCCCCTGAGGCCCCGCCACCGCCTCACCCTCCCCTTTTCCCGCCGTCGCCAGCGGGGGCGGGGACAGGAGCGGGCGGCAACGGGACCCAAAAAAACCGCCCCGCTCTGTCCTCTTCGTCCTTTCCTGCGCGCTCTGCCCCCGAGCTCACGGACTCGATTAATTCTGTGTTTCGCGAAAACAAGCGCTTGGGTGAGGAGCTAGGCGGCCGAGGGACAGGCAGCGGAAAGGCAGGGGTttgtccccccctgccccccgcgCCGCGGCAGGGAGGCAGTCCGCGGCTCCGGGCCCGGACTGTGGCACGGCTCCGTGTCCCGCCACCCCCCTCCTTCCAGCGCACCCGCAGCCGGCCCTGGGCCGCCGTACGGCGGGCCCCTGGCCGACCTCTGGGGCAGGCCGGGCCTGCTGGGCAGCGCCTGGTCCCCTGCCTGCCGCCGTGCCGTAGTTGCCCTTCCCCGGAGGCTGGACAACAGGAGGTAACCCCCTCCCCCTGCTTACGGCCCCTCTGGCTGTGTcgtgtcgtcgtcgtcccccccccccccccccccccgggatgtATAGCCCCCTTACGTTAGGCTGGTGCAGGGCCTCCCCTCACGGCCGGCTGCCGGCCATTGCAAGCCGTGGCAAGGCTGGTTGCACCAGATGGCCTGTCCTTTCGGGGATTGTCCTGAAAGTAACCCAAAAGTTACGTCTCGAGCCCAAAGTTTGAAAGTTGGGTGGTGCCTCGGCTTCTTTTCTGTAGGGGATCGTCTTCCCGCCTGCGTGATGGAGAGAGACTTCagaccagggcctgtagtgacaggacaaggggcaacaatATTAAACTAGAAGAGACTAGGttgagattagatgtaaggaagaaattcttcactgtgagggtggtgagacactggcacaggttgcccagagaagcggtggatgccccatccctggaggtgttcaaggccgggttggatggggctttgagcaacccccatggcagaggggttggaactagatgatctttaaagtcccttccaacccaagctgTGCTGCGATTCTATGGTATTTGTCCTCATAAACAAAAAATACCAGAGGAGGTGTTTGCAGGAGTAGGCAAAGAAGGGTTAGAAATTTTCTGGATACTGAGCAACAAGACTCAAAAGTTTGTCGAGAGTTTGCTGATACTAGGAATTACCTGGTGTATAGCAGGGTGAGAATCAAGTACCTTCTCTGAATTGCTCATGCCCCAAATAGTGTCGCATTCCAGATCAATATCAAAACCTTAAATGGTTTGGGCTGTCTCTTGTTCTCCTTTTTCATCCACACAAACAAAAACTTAGTCCTGTTTGTAAACAATGGAGTATATTCTCATCATGCATGAAACTTACTCATCTCTTGCTATTGCCACTCATTTCGCTGTCAACTGAGTAGCTGGTTTGAAGTTGGCAATccatcttcaaaacaaacaaaatgaagtatttattcACCCAAGTTATATGAATGCTGTGGAATTTGTCACAGAGCATTGTGTTGCTGAAGTTTTGCAGGGGTTCAAAAGCAGTTGAGCAAAATCCTTGAAGgcttataaaagaaaaagttgtatTTGACTAAGTAAATCCGTGAAGCATAGGCTGCTGGCGGCTGGGGAAAGTGTTAAGGGAAGTATCATTCTATGTTCTTACAGTCTTTAGTTTCCCTAGGCACTCTCGCTGCCAGCCGCCTGAGGCATAGTACTAGGCTGATGGACCCTTGGTTTGAGGTGGCACAGTCATTTCTTAAGTAGCCCCAGCACCTAAATTCTGTGCCTTTAAGCTGTCTCCCAGATGGTGCCTTCCTGCTGTACCTGTGTGTATATGTGGTTAGGAGGCTGATTTTTGGTCTAGTGGTGTTGCTTTTTAATACTGCTTCATTACTTTATGAAAACCTGGGCAGCATATGTCGTGTGTTTATGCATGTAATGCCAATAGCCTAGCAGCCACCTTGCTACTGCATAATAATAAGTGTGCTAGAATCCATTTCCAGTGACACTGGCAGACAGGAGCGTGTTTTGTTTCAACATGTCTTTGTTTATTTGTGACTCTTCTCTACTATAATTAGGACACAGCAATATGTTAAAGGGTGAATTACAGGCATAAATATTATATTATTGAGTGGAATTgttcttaaatgcatttttatgtaagtGTTCTAGCTGTTGGTGATAGGTACTTTCTAGTTCTTCTAAGGTCTCTGTGGGCATTCTTTCCAGGGGATAGCTGGCTCCTTTTTGTGTGACACCCTGCAATTTACTCCATCCAGAGACTGGCTGTTCAGGTCGCTGTAGCTCTGTTCACTACCTTCTAGGTTTTGCCAAGAGGAGCTGTTGGGTTCTTACTGGAAAATGGGAACAGTGTAAAAATGCGGTGGCAAAGAGCAGGAAcgtaaaaggaaaatttatatcTTTAACAAAAAGAACGtaagaaactgaaagagaaaaggttAAAATAACAGAGGAATATGCATACATACTGTGCTCAGGATGTTGGTTGCCTAGGACAAAAGCACTTAGGAAGTAGAGCGGAACTGAATGCATATGATACGTGCTGCACCTAACTTACAGTCTAACAGTTCATCTGTCAGCCCTGCAGTTCTGGGAGAAGGTGTGGCCAAGCTACCAAGTTACGCTGCAGATATGTACTGATTTTGAGAGCCCAAAGAGCTCCTGCTCAGGGAAGTTATTTctttgaagaagaggaagataatGGAATTTAGCCCAAATGTATGGTATCTAACTTCTGACATTTGACCAAGACATGTAAATCAGGAGCAAGGTTACCCTTTGTACCTGTGACATCAGTGTAGGGAGAGAAGATTTTAGTCCTTGAATTGCTTTACAGAAGTTATTATGACCTTGTATTGACTATACAGAGAACCTATGGCAGCTATGACCTTAACTTAGTTTTTCAGCTGTGTTGAATGAATCCCAGCTTCTGGGCCTGGAAAATCTGCCAAAGAAGCCAAAGGGGAAAACTGTATTGTAGCCTACTTAGAGCATCTAACCAACCTTCAGGATCTTTCCTGAGCATCTGGTTTGAGAAGAGAGGGCTGACCAGACCAGTGACTGCATGAAACTGTGCAAATGAAATTTCCGTTTGATTTAAGAACAGAGTTGGAAATGATCAGGTCTAATTttgcaggggagcaggggaaaaagaCTATTATTAGATGTGCCtaaccctgaatagagaaagtgCTGGCAAATTACTGGACCTTCAACTGGCTGAAGACGCTTGATGCATAATCCTTcagtcatttcatttttataaggagaagctctttctttatttcttttcatgtaatGCTACCCCCTCCTAGCCTTTGTTCCTTTggaaattttaaataacaaaaactgCAGGGATAAACTGAAAATCACACTAGAACtatcattttcaagaaaaatctaaatattaAATAGGCAAATGAATTGTTCTCAAGTCAGAAGACCTGCCATCTTGAGAGCCAAAGCGCATGTGGCAGAACAGAGACTTGGGATAATGGTGGgagtttttctttcacttctagATCATCTGTTCTGATTCTTACCCCATTAGGGGATGAATGGCTGGCTTGCAGAAACAAAAGAACAGGTACTGAGCTTTTCAACCTCTGTGGGCTTAGGCTGACCAAAAGATCAGTCACAGTCTATCACCTATAAGCCACAGTTTTAAATCTTACATTAGGATGTGAAAGTAAGTCAGAGACCTTACTGCCTCTAAATTACTGCAGAAAAAGTGAATGCCACAACATTTAAGAAGGGGA from Harpia harpyja isolate bHarHar1 chromosome 6, bHarHar1 primary haplotype, whole genome shotgun sequence encodes:
- the SYCE3 gene encoding synaptonemal complex central element protein 3, whose protein sequence is MAESEPREGNYDNMVKMVEDSNRDLEKLLEEMEKLTVQATWMAYDMVVIRTNPDLANSMRRLEDAFLSCKEEMEKKWQEVLMESKGEEQKKE